From the Flavobacterium galactosidilyticum genome, one window contains:
- a CDS encoding DUF6370 family protein: MKKIITSLFLFSILLTNAQDKKEEIKPQIVEAACGQCQFEMKGYGCDLAVRIDGKTYFVDGTTIDSHGDAHADDGFCAKIRKAEVVGEIVANRFKVTSFKLVPKNKKNGLQ; encoded by the coding sequence ATGAAAAAAATTATTACTTCACTATTCTTGTTCTCAATCCTATTAACAAATGCTCAGGACAAAAAAGAAGAAATAAAACCACAAATTGTAGAAGCCGCTTGCGGACAATGCCAATTCGAGATGAAAGGATATGGTTGTGATTTAGCCGTTCGTATCGATGGAAAAACCTATTTTGTAGATGGAACCACAATCGACTCTCACGGAGATGCACATGCGGACGATGGCTTTTGTGCTAAAATAAGAAAAGCCGAAGTCGTTGGAGAAATAGTTGCCAATAGATTTAAAGTTACTTCGTTTAAACTAGTACCGAAAAATAAAAAAAATGGCTTGCAATAA
- a CDS encoding DUF1508 domain-containing protein — protein sequence MGAFVISKRFNDEYKFVFTSRKGKVVFTSLSYELKFECEEDIEKFKREIDSADFLKFKSSSGKFYFKLLLGGNHFATSRKYTTSLRLQKGIDEILRFGSTSEILDFSVGDVVFLD from the coding sequence ATGGGTGCTTTTGTGATTAGTAAAAGATTTAATGATGAATATAAATTTGTTTTTACTTCAAGGAAAGGTAAGGTTGTTTTTACTAGTTTAAGTTATGAATTAAAGTTCGAATGCGAGGAAGATATTGAGAAGTTTAAGCGTGAGATAGATTCAGCGGATTTCTTAAAATTTAAGTCTTCCAGTGGGAAATTCTATTTTAAGTTGTTGTTAGGTGGCAATCATTTTGCAACTAGCAGAAAATACACTACGTCATTGCGTTTGCAAAAAGGAATTGATGAGATTTTAAGGTTTGGATCAACTTCGGAGATTTTAGATTTCTCCGTAGGCGATGTCGTCTTTTTGGATTAG
- a CDS encoding S46 family peptidase, which yields MKFLKLFLLLFVIQTQAQQGGMWIPSLLKGMNETEMKNLGMKMSVKEIYDVNNSSIKDAVPHFNGGCTSEVISPKGLILTNHHCGYSQIQSHSTVDHDYLTDGFWAYKMEDELPNENLTVTFIVKIEDVTTAVLNGTATLTNEAEKQKKIQENISALSNSLPKESWQENKIRTFYEGNQYMLFVTETFTDVRLVGAPPTSIGKFGSDTDNWVWPRHTGDFSLFRIYADKDNRPAKYSKDNVPYTPKHFLPISLDGVAEDDFTLVFGYPGKTNEYLPAVAIEQIVNELNPAKIEIRDKALKVADGFMRKDKAIKIQYASKYAGIANYWKKWIGETQGLKKSNAVAVKRESEQAFQQKITKAGKEKEYGTLLADFEKNYTAIAPYALAREYFMETVQRNTELLTTGFKLYQLEQVYNARGEQAFNDRKTNLINTLADFYKNFNASVDEKVFEQLIELYANQPSKQFLPKGLTNINAKNLASEIYIKSKLKDYDSLKKLLSGDAKTVVANLNADPAFILVKELSDKYNKEIAPKYDEINLEITALQRTYMKAQLELNTDSRIFPDANSTLRVTYGKVKGYEPKDATIYTPITHLEGVMEKYIPGDYEFDVPAKLIELYKSKDYGPYGDNGKMPVNFIGTNHTTGGNSGSPAIDAYGNLIGLNFDRVWEGTMSDIYYDPSICRNIMVDIRYVLFIMDKYAGAKNLISELKLVHPKKTKPLKKKSLSKK from the coding sequence ATGAAATTTTTAAAACTATTCCTATTATTATTTGTCATTCAGACACAAGCCCAGCAAGGCGGGATGTGGATTCCTTCGCTTCTAAAAGGAATGAACGAAACCGAAATGAAAAATCTAGGCATGAAAATGTCTGTGAAAGAGATTTACGATGTAAATAACTCAAGCATCAAAGATGCCGTTCCCCATTTTAACGGTGGCTGTACTTCAGAAGTAATCTCTCCAAAAGGGTTAATTTTAACCAATCATCATTGCGGTTATTCTCAAATTCAATCGCACTCTACTGTAGATCACGATTATCTTACGGATGGTTTTTGGGCCTACAAAATGGAAGATGAATTACCAAATGAAAATCTGACTGTAACATTTATTGTAAAAATTGAAGATGTAACAACAGCTGTATTGAACGGAACTGCTACACTTACAAACGAAGCAGAAAAACAGAAAAAAATTCAAGAGAATATTTCAGCTTTAAGCAATTCTTTACCAAAGGAAAGTTGGCAAGAAAATAAAATTCGTACGTTTTACGAAGGAAATCAATACATGCTTTTTGTAACGGAAACGTTTACTGATGTTCGTTTGGTGGGCGCTCCACCTACATCAATAGGGAAATTCGGTTCTGATACTGACAACTGGGTTTGGCCACGTCACACAGGAGATTTTTCTTTATTTAGAATTTATGCTGACAAAGACAATCGTCCAGCAAAATATTCGAAAGACAATGTTCCTTACACTCCAAAACACTTTTTACCTATTTCACTTGACGGTGTAGCTGAGGATGATTTCACTTTGGTATTTGGTTATCCAGGGAAAACAAATGAGTATTTACCTGCTGTTGCAATTGAACAAATTGTAAACGAACTAAATCCTGCAAAAATTGAGATTAGAGATAAAGCTTTGAAAGTGGCTGATGGTTTTATGCGAAAAGACAAAGCTATCAAAATTCAATATGCTTCAAAATATGCTGGAATTGCTAATTATTGGAAGAAATGGATTGGAGAAACGCAAGGATTAAAAAAATCAAATGCCGTAGCTGTAAAAAGAGAATCTGAACAAGCTTTTCAGCAAAAAATAACAAAAGCAGGTAAAGAAAAAGAATACGGAACACTATTAGCTGATTTCGAAAAAAACTACACAGCGATTGCTCCTTATGCATTGGCAAGAGAATACTTCATGGAAACAGTACAACGCAATACTGAATTGCTAACTACTGGTTTTAAATTATATCAATTAGAACAAGTATATAACGCCAGAGGAGAACAGGCTTTCAATGATAGAAAAACTAATTTAATTAATACTTTAGCTGATTTCTACAAAAACTTTAACGCATCTGTTGATGAAAAAGTTTTTGAACAATTAATTGAATTGTACGCAAATCAACCTTCAAAACAGTTTTTACCAAAGGGCTTGACCAATATCAATGCTAAAAATTTAGCTTCAGAAATTTATATTAAATCCAAACTTAAAGATTATGATAGCTTGAAAAAACTACTTTCAGGCGATGCAAAAACTGTTGTAGCAAACTTAAATGCTGATCCAGCTTTCATTTTAGTAAAAGAATTATCAGATAAGTACAATAAAGAAATTGCACCAAAATACGATGAGATCAACTTAGAGATTACGGCATTGCAACGTACTTATATGAAAGCTCAACTAGAATTGAATACGGATAGCCGAATTTTCCCCGATGCTAACAGTACTTTAAGAGTTACTTACGGAAAAGTAAAAGGATATGAACCAAAAGACGCTACCATTTACACTCCAATAACACACTTAGAGGGCGTAATGGAAAAATACATACCTGGAGATTACGAATTTGATGTTCCAGCAAAATTAATTGAGCTATATAAATCCAAAGATTATGGCCCATATGGAGATAATGGCAAAATGCCTGTCAACTTTATTGGAACAAATCATACTACTGGAGGTAATTCCGGAAGCCCAGCAATTGACGCCTATGGTAACTTAATAGGACTTAATTTTGACAGGGTTTGGGAAGGAACAATGAGCGACATCTATTACGACCCTAGTATTTGTAGAAATATAATGGTTGATATCCGTTATGTTCTATTTATTATGGATAAATATGCTGGTGCTAAAAACTTAATTAGCGAATTAAAACTAGTTCACCCTAAAAAAACTAAACCACTGAAAAAGAAAAGTTTAAGTAAAAAATAG
- a CDS encoding DegT/DnrJ/EryC1/StrS family aminotransferase, which produces MKKIQMVDLKSQYDRIKDTVNASIQEVLDTNTYINGPQVQQFQKSLEDYLDVKHVIPCANGTDALQIAMMGLDLKPGDEVITADFTFAATVEVIALLQLTPVLVDVDMYNMNISIEGIKKAITPKTKAIVPVHLFGRAANMEAIMAIAKEHNLYVIEDNAQAIGANCKFSDGTKKKAGTIGHVGATSFFPSKNLGCYGDGGAIFTNDDTLAHKLRGIVNHGMYERYHHDVVGVNSRLDSIQAAVLNAKLPLLDQYNKARQDAARKYSKVFEGHKNIICPAICDICDCHVFHQYTLRIIAADRNGLMQHLLDKGIPCAIYYPIPLHSQKAYLDARYKEEDFPVTNQLVQEVLSLPMHTELDDEQIKFITDSILEFLK; this is translated from the coding sequence ATGAAGAAAATTCAAATGGTTGACTTGAAAAGTCAATATGATAGAATAAAAGATACCGTTAATGCTTCTATTCAGGAAGTTTTAGATACCAATACCTACATCAATGGACCTCAAGTTCAGCAGTTCCAAAAATCTTTAGAAGATTATTTAGACGTAAAACATGTAATTCCTTGTGCTAATGGAACGGATGCGTTGCAAATTGCAATGATGGGTTTAGATTTAAAGCCAGGAGATGAGGTAATTACTGCTGATTTTACTTTTGCAGCAACTGTTGAAGTTATTGCTTTGTTGCAATTGACACCGGTTTTAGTTGATGTTGATATGTACAATATGAATATCTCTATCGAAGGAATTAAAAAAGCGATTACTCCAAAAACGAAAGCGATTGTACCAGTTCATTTATTTGGACGTGCGGCTAATATGGAGGCAATTATGGCTATTGCCAAAGAGCATAATCTTTATGTGATTGAAGATAATGCACAAGCGATTGGAGCTAATTGTAAATTTTCTGATGGAACGAAGAAGAAAGCTGGAACTATTGGACATGTAGGAGCAACTTCTTTTTTTCCTTCTAAAAATCTAGGATGTTATGGCGATGGAGGTGCAATCTTTACAAATGACGATACTTTAGCGCATAAACTTCGCGGAATTGTAAATCACGGAATGTACGAACGTTACCACCATGATGTGGTAGGTGTGAATTCTCGTTTAGATAGTATCCAAGCCGCCGTTTTGAATGCTAAATTACCTTTGTTAGATCAATATAACAAGGCAAGACAAGACGCAGCTAGAAAATACTCAAAAGTTTTTGAAGGTCATAAAAATATCATTTGTCCAGCGATTTGTGATATTTGTGATTGTCACGTTTTTCATCAATATACATTGCGTATTATTGCAGCAGATAGAAATGGGTTGATGCAACATCTATTAGATAAAGGGATTCCATGTGCAATTTATTATCCAATTCCATTGCATTCACAAAAAGCCTATTTGGACGCTAGGTATAAAGAGGAAGATTTTCCTGTAACGAATCAGTTAGTGCAGGAGGTTCTTTCTTTACCGATGCATACGGAGCTGGATGACGAGCAAATTAAATTTATTACTGATAGTATATTAGAATTTTTAAAATAA
- the fabD gene encoding ACP S-malonyltransferase: protein MKAYVFPGQGAQFTGMGKDLYENSPLAKELFESANEILGFRITDIMFEGTAEELKETKVTQPAVFLHSVILAKTLEDFHPEMVAGHSLGEFSALVANGTLSFEDGLKLVSQRALAMQKACEIKPSTMAAVLGLADNIVEEVCASIDGIVVAANYNCPGQLVISGETTAVEKACEAMKAAGAKRALLLPVGGAFHSPMMEPAREELAAAIEATTFSTPICPVYQNVTANAVSSPEEIKKNLIIQLTAPVKWTQSVQQMIADGATLFTEVGPGKVLAGLIGKIDKEAATANA, encoded by the coding sequence ATGAAAGCATACGTATTTCCAGGTCAAGGTGCGCAATTCACAGGAATGGGCAAAGACTTATATGAAAATTCTCCATTAGCAAAAGAATTGTTTGAAAGTGCCAACGAAATATTAGGCTTCCGCATCACAGACATCATGTTTGAGGGAACTGCAGAAGAATTAAAAGAAACTAAAGTTACGCAACCAGCAGTATTCTTGCACTCGGTAATTTTAGCAAAAACATTAGAGGATTTTCATCCAGAAATGGTAGCAGGTCATTCTTTAGGAGAGTTTTCGGCATTAGTGGCTAATGGGACTTTATCATTTGAAGATGGTCTAAAATTAGTTTCACAAAGAGCTTTGGCAATGCAAAAAGCGTGCGAAATAAAACCTTCAACTATGGCAGCAGTTCTAGGTTTAGCGGATAACATTGTTGAAGAAGTTTGCGCTTCAATTGACGGAATTGTAGTAGCAGCAAACTATAACTGCCCGGGGCAATTAGTAATTTCGGGAGAAACTACAGCAGTAGAAAAAGCTTGCGAAGCTATGAAAGCAGCTGGAGCAAAAAGAGCGTTATTATTACCAGTAGGTGGCGCATTTCACTCGCCTATGATGGAGCCTGCAAGAGAAGAATTAGCGGCAGCTATTGAAGCAACTACTTTTTCTACTCCTATTTGTCCTGTTTACCAAAATGTAACTGCTAACGCAGTTTCATCACCAGAGGAAATTAAGAAAAACTTGATTATCCAATTGACTGCTCCAGTAAAATGGACACAATCGGTACAACAAATGATTGCTGACGGTGCAACTTTATTTACTGAAGTTGGACCTGGAAAAGTATTAGCTGGTTTAATTGGAAAAATTGACAAAGAAGCTGCGACTGCAAATGCTTAA
- a CDS encoding 3-deoxy-D-manno-octulosonic acid transferase has translation MLFLYNLVVLFAGFLLKIIALFNPKMKLFVEGRTVVFPTLEQKIKPSDKTIWFHAASLGEYEQGLPVIEKIKKQFPLHKIVVTFFSPSGYEVRKNNTVADVTVYLPLDTKKNAQEFLKKVHPDLVFFIKYEYWPNYLAELKKQNIKTYLISGILRKNQLFFKWYGGFYRKALNTFTYFFVQNEGSKKLLQQLGKNNVSVSGDTRFDRVATILEKDNSLDFISQFKDNTKTIVAGSSWPKDENLLIDFINSNAFTIKFIIAPHNIKTEQIQQLRDRITKKTVLFTEKEGKNLADFDVFIIDTIGILTKIYSYADIAYVGGGFGNPGVHNILEPATFGVPIVIGPNYSHFAEATALVNMEGCSVIKNENELNEAFTSLIRNDDIRNEKGHICSSFVQMNKGATAIILKYILNDTI, from the coding sequence ATGCTTTTTCTCTATAATTTAGTAGTCCTATTTGCTGGTTTTTTATTAAAAATCATAGCGCTTTTCAACCCAAAAATGAAACTTTTTGTAGAAGGCCGCACAGTTGTTTTTCCAACATTGGAACAAAAAATAAAACCTTCTGACAAAACAATCTGGTTTCATGCTGCTTCCTTAGGCGAATACGAGCAAGGCTTACCCGTTATTGAAAAAATAAAAAAACAATTTCCTCTTCACAAAATTGTTGTTACATTTTTCTCCCCATCAGGTTATGAAGTACGAAAAAACAATACAGTAGCTGATGTTACGGTTTACTTACCTTTGGACACCAAGAAAAACGCTCAAGAGTTTTTAAAAAAAGTTCATCCTGATTTAGTCTTTTTTATTAAATATGAATATTGGCCTAATTACTTAGCCGAACTCAAAAAACAAAACATTAAAACCTATTTAATTTCTGGAATTCTTAGAAAAAACCAACTGTTTTTCAAATGGTATGGTGGCTTTTACAGAAAAGCCTTAAATACTTTTACCTACTTTTTTGTACAAAATGAAGGTTCTAAAAAACTTTTACAACAATTAGGCAAAAACAATGTATCAGTTTCTGGTGACACCCGTTTTGATAGAGTAGCTACTATATTAGAAAAAGACAATTCATTAGATTTTATTTCCCAATTCAAAGACAACACAAAAACAATAGTTGCAGGAAGTTCGTGGCCAAAAGACGAGAATCTCCTCATCGATTTCATCAACTCGAATGCCTTTACTATCAAATTTATAATTGCGCCACATAATATCAAGACAGAACAAATTCAACAATTAAGAGACAGAATCACTAAAAAAACAGTTTTATTTACTGAAAAAGAAGGGAAAAATTTAGCTGATTTTGATGTTTTTATTATTGATACCATTGGTATTCTGACAAAGATTTACAGCTATGCTGACATTGCGTATGTAGGTGGTGGTTTTGGGAATCCAGGAGTTCACAATATATTAGAGCCAGCCACTTTTGGAGTTCCAATTGTTATTGGTCCCAACTATTCGCATTTTGCCGAAGCAACTGCTTTAGTTAATATGGAAGGATGCAGCGTGATAAAAAACGAGAACGAATTAAACGAAGCCTTTACAAGCCTGATCAGAAATGATGATATCAGGAATGAAAAAGGGCATATTTGCAGCTCTTTTGTCCAAATGAATAAAGGCGCTACTGCTATAATTTTAAAATATATTTTGAATGATACAATTTAA
- a CDS encoding GNAT family N-acetyltransferase encodes MIQFKPLVISDIDIIVKMMQEFYAIDNYPIDIEISKSLFHEFIADKNLGKSWLILNEDEIVGYVILTFIFSFEYQGKIAFLDELYLTEKARGKGIGSQAVAFIIEESKKLSLKLIYLEIENHNQNAQKLYIASGFELHNRKLMAYKTR; translated from the coding sequence ATGATACAATTTAAACCACTAGTTATATCCGACATAGATATCATTGTAAAAATGATGCAGGAATTCTACGCCATCGACAACTATCCTATTGATATCGAAATTTCCAAATCTTTATTTCATGAATTTATTGCAGATAAAAATTTAGGAAAGTCATGGCTTATTTTAAATGAAGATGAAATTGTAGGTTACGTGATTCTAACTTTTATTTTCAGTTTTGAATATCAAGGCAAAATTGCTTTTTTAGACGAATTATATCTGACCGAAAAAGCGCGTGGTAAAGGAATTGGAAGTCAAGCCGTAGCCTTCATCATAGAAGAAAGTAAAAAATTATCGCTAAAATTAATCTACTTAGAAATAGAAAACCACAATCAAAACGCACAAAAATTGTATATTGCCAGCGGTTTTGAATTACATAATCGAAAATTAATGGCATACAAAACTAGATAA
- the mutS gene encoding DNA mismatch repair protein MutS: MASKEKQVKETPLMKQYNEIKRKYPDACLLFRVGDFYETFGDDAVRASKILGITLTKRGAGSETETALAGFPHHSINTYLPKLVKAGLRVAICDQLEDPKMTKTIVKRGVTELVTPGVSMNDEVLQSKTNNFLAAIYFAGKSIGISFLDVSTGEFLTAQGNAEYIDKLLQNFNPSEVLIPKNNKNDFRETFGEDFHNFYLEDWIYKEDYAFETLTKHFQTVSLKGFGVEELKEGIIASGAILYYLSETQHNRVQHITSIQRIAEDAYVWMDRFTIRNLELYHSYNPNAVTLLDVIDKTLSPMGGRLLKRWLALPLKDSNKIKSRHEVVSYLKDNKDVLKNIQNQIKQISDLERLISKIAAGKVSPREVVYLRESLDAIIPIKNLALQSPQEAVKIIGDSLHSCELLREKIKTVLNQDAPVAIAKGNAIAKGVHAELDDLRAISTSGKEFLDGIEKRESLATGISSLKISFNNVFGYYIEVRNMHKDKVPAEWIRKQTLVNAERYITEELKEYETKILGAEEKIHKIEAELFEQLVSWITTYIKPVQMNANLVAQLDCLCSFTQLAIENKYVCPELDETFELEIKNGRHPVIEKQLPVGTPYIANDVFLDRETQQLIMITGPNMSGKSAILRQTALIVLLCQMGGFVPAESVRMGVVDKIFTRVGASDNISMGESTFMVEMNETASILNNISDRSLVLLDEIGRGTSTYDGISIAWAIAEFLHEHPSKPKTLFATHYHELNEMSESLPRIQNYNVAVKELKDTVLFIRKLVKGGSAHSFGIHVAKMAGMPQIVILKAQKLLKKLEKNHSSDALNGIKDSKEELQMSFFNLDDPLLEEIKDEILNLDINTITPMEALMKLNEIKRMLTKK; this comes from the coding sequence TTGGCATCAAAAGAGAAACAGGTTAAGGAAACGCCGTTAATGAAGCAATATAACGAAATCAAAAGGAAGTATCCTGATGCTTGCTTGCTGTTTCGTGTAGGAGATTTTTATGAAACTTTTGGTGATGATGCAGTCCGTGCTTCTAAGATTTTAGGAATTACTTTGACTAAAAGAGGCGCTGGATCTGAAACAGAAACTGCTCTAGCAGGTTTTCCGCATCATTCTATAAACACCTATTTGCCTAAGTTGGTCAAAGCGGGACTTCGCGTAGCTATTTGTGATCAGTTAGAGGATCCTAAAATGACTAAAACTATTGTAAAACGAGGAGTTACAGAGCTTGTGACTCCAGGGGTTTCTATGAATGATGAGGTTTTACAATCAAAAACAAATAATTTTTTAGCAGCCATATATTTTGCTGGTAAATCGATAGGGATTTCCTTTTTAGATGTATCTACGGGTGAGTTTCTTACAGCACAAGGAAATGCAGAGTATATTGATAAGCTCTTGCAGAATTTTAATCCAAGTGAGGTATTAATTCCAAAAAATAATAAAAATGATTTCCGAGAAACATTCGGTGAAGATTTCCATAATTTTTATCTGGAAGATTGGATTTATAAAGAAGATTATGCTTTTGAAACCTTAACTAAGCATTTTCAAACTGTTTCGCTAAAAGGTTTTGGAGTAGAAGAGCTCAAAGAGGGAATTATCGCCTCGGGAGCAATTTTATATTATCTCTCAGAAACACAGCATAACCGAGTGCAACATATTACTAGTATTCAGCGCATAGCCGAGGATGCCTATGTTTGGATGGATCGTTTTACCATACGAAACTTAGAGTTGTATCACAGTTATAATCCTAATGCAGTTACATTATTGGATGTGATTGATAAAACGCTTTCGCCAATGGGTGGTCGTTTGCTGAAAAGATGGTTGGCTTTGCCATTGAAAGATAGTAATAAAATAAAAAGTCGTCATGAAGTGGTTTCTTACTTGAAAGACAATAAGGACGTTCTGAAAAATATTCAAAATCAGATCAAGCAAATATCAGATTTAGAGCGTTTGATTTCTAAAATTGCTGCTGGAAAAGTATCTCCACGCGAAGTAGTTTATTTGAGAGAGTCGCTGGATGCGATCATTCCCATTAAGAATTTAGCATTACAAAGTCCGCAAGAAGCGGTAAAAATTATTGGGGACAGTTTGCATAGTTGCGAATTGTTGCGTGAAAAGATCAAAACAGTATTGAACCAAGATGCTCCTGTGGCTATAGCAAAAGGAAATGCTATAGCTAAAGGGGTGCATGCGGAATTAGATGATTTGCGTGCCATATCGACATCGGGTAAGGAGTTTTTAGATGGTATTGAAAAACGAGAATCGTTAGCAACAGGAATTTCTTCTTTAAAAATTTCTTTTAATAACGTTTTTGGATATTATATCGAAGTTCGAAACATGCATAAAGACAAAGTACCTGCGGAATGGATTCGTAAGCAAACTTTAGTCAACGCCGAGCGCTATATTACGGAGGAGTTAAAAGAATACGAAACAAAAATTCTTGGTGCAGAGGAGAAAATTCACAAAATCGAAGCGGAGTTGTTTGAGCAACTAGTGAGTTGGATTACTACTTATATCAAGCCAGTCCAGATGAATGCTAATTTAGTGGCACAGTTGGATTGCTTGTGCTCTTTTACGCAACTCGCCATCGAGAATAAATACGTATGTCCTGAGTTAGACGAAACATTCGAATTAGAAATTAAAAACGGAAGGCATCCTGTTATTGAGAAACAATTGCCTGTGGGAACGCCGTATATTGCCAATGATGTTTTCTTGGATAGAGAAACGCAACAGCTTATTATGATTACCGGGCCTAACATGTCTGGTAAGTCGGCTATTTTACGCCAAACAGCGCTTATTGTGCTCTTGTGTCAAATGGGGGGTTTTGTGCCTGCAGAGAGCGTAAGAATGGGTGTTGTCGATAAAATATTCACTAGAGTAGGAGCGTCAGATAATATTTCGATGGGAGAATCGACTTTTATGGTTGAAATGAATGAAACAGCGTCTATTTTGAATAATATTTCAGACCGAAGTTTAGTACTACTGGATGAAATTGGACGAGGAACGAGTACTTATGATGGAATTTCAATTGCGTGGGCAATTGCAGAGTTTTTACATGAGCATCCTTCCAAGCCAAAAACGTTGTTTGCTACGCATTACCATGAGTTAAATGAAATGAGTGAGTCTTTACCTCGCATTCAAAATTATAATGTAGCTGTAAAAGAATTAAAAGACACTGTTCTTTTTATTCGAAAATTGGTAAAAGGGGGTAGTGCACATAGTTTTGGAATTCATGTGGCAAAAATGGCAGGAATGCCTCAGATCGTTATCTTGAAAGCGCAGAAGTTATTAAAGAAGTTAGAAAAGAATCACTCGAGCGACGCTTTGAATGGAATAAAAGATTCAAAAGAGGAATTGCAAATGAGTTTCTTCAATTTAGACGATCCTTTATTGGAAGAAATCAAAGATGAGATTTTAAATTTAGACATAAATACCATTACTCCAATGGAAGCGCTGATGAAACTGAACGAAATTAAAAGAATGTTGACTAAAAAATAA
- a CDS encoding DUF983 domain-containing protein, whose product MSHIITHILNNHCPNCHEGKVFNEKNIFFMFGFPTMNKSCSHCKFKFEKEPGFFFGAMYISYGLTVAQSIATYVIAQFFFDKTFDLRIIAIIGIVILALASLNIRLSRLIWIYIFKNYSR is encoded by the coding sequence ATGTCACATATTATTACCCATATTCTGAATAATCATTGTCCAAATTGCCATGAAGGAAAGGTTTTCAATGAAAAAAACATTTTTTTTATGTTTGGATTCCCAACAATGAATAAATCTTGCTCCCATTGTAAATTTAAATTCGAAAAGGAACCTGGATTCTTTTTTGGCGCTATGTATATTAGTTATGGATTAACTGTGGCACAGAGTATTGCTACTTATGTCATAGCACAGTTTTTCTTTGACAAAACCTTCGATTTAAGAATTATTGCTATTATTGGCATTGTTATTCTTGCATTAGCCTCGCTCAATATTCGTCTCTCGAGATTAATATGGATTTATATATTCAAAAACTATTCCCGTTAA
- the galE gene encoding UDP-glucose 4-epimerase GalE: MKVLVTGGLGFIGSHTVVELQNEGFEVIVVDNLSNTSLNVLDGIKNITGQVPAYENIDLREKEKVQDFFKRHQDISGVIHFAASKAVGESVENPLLYYENNINALVYVLQELQQKPEASFIFSSSCTVYGQAKKMPITEDAELQQAVSPYGNTKAVGEEIISDTAKVTNINAILLRYFNPIGSHPSAEIGELPIGVPQNLVPFITQTGFGLRKELAVYGDDYPTPDGTAVRDYIHVVDLAKAHVIALQRLLNKKNTAKVETFNLGTGTGSSVLEVINTFEKVSGKKLPYKIVGRREGDITSAYANTDKANNVLGWKAQSTLEEAMASAWKWEQKIRS; the protein is encoded by the coding sequence ATGAAAGTACTAGTAACAGGTGGTTTGGGTTTTATTGGATCTCATACTGTGGTAGAGTTGCAAAACGAAGGTTTTGAAGTGATAGTTGTGGATAATTTATCAAACACTTCGTTGAACGTTTTAGACGGAATTAAGAATATCACTGGGCAAGTTCCAGCGTATGAAAATATTGATTTACGTGAAAAAGAGAAAGTACAGGATTTTTTCAAAAGACATCAGGATATTTCTGGTGTAATACACTTCGCAGCTTCAAAAGCAGTGGGAGAAAGCGTTGAAAATCCATTGTTATATTATGAAAACAATATTAACGCACTAGTTTATGTTTTGCAAGAATTGCAACAAAAACCAGAGGCTAGTTTTATTTTTAGTTCTTCTTGTACTGTTTATGGTCAAGCCAAAAAAATGCCAATTACTGAAGATGCTGAATTACAACAAGCCGTTTCACCTTATGGAAATACAAAAGCAGTAGGAGAGGAAATCATATCTGATACTGCGAAAGTGACAAATATAAATGCTATTTTGTTGCGTTACTTTAATCCTATTGGTTCTCATCCTTCAGCTGAAATAGGCGAATTACCTATTGGTGTTCCTCAAAACTTGGTTCCGTTTATCACTCAAACTGGTTTTGGGTTAAGAAAGGAATTAGCAGTTTACGGAGACGATTATCCAACTCCTGATGGAACAGCCGTACGCGATTATATTCACGTAGTAGATTTGGCGAAAGCCCACGTAATTGCTTTACAGCGATTATTAAATAAAAAAAATACTGCGAAAGTTGAGACTTTTAACTTAGGAACAGGAACAGGAAGTTCTGTTTTAGAGGTTATAAATACTTTTGAAAAAGTAAGTGGTAAGAAATTGCCATACAAAATTGTAGGACGTAGAGAGGGAGATATTACTTCAGCATACGCCAATACCGATAAAGCGAATAATGTTCTAGGATGGAAAGCACAATCTACCCTTGAAGAAGCGATGGCAAGTGCCTGGAAATGGGAACAGAAAATAAGAAGTTAA